One window of Gloeothece citriformis PCC 7424 genomic DNA carries:
- a CDS encoding 2-phosphosulfolactate phosphatase family protein has translation MKLFVYHTPELTPTDDLPDCAVVIDVLRATTTIATALNAGAEAVQAFSSLEQLMEVSETWLPEKRLRAGERGGAKVKECDLGNSPLDCTPTVVEGKRLFISTTNGTRALQRVEHSQIVIAAALINRQTVVNYLLSEHPSTVWLLGSGWQGGYSLEDAVCAGAIADLLLQHLEGVEIGNDEVIAALALYRQWQTNLLDMFYKSSHGQRLLGLNCHEDLKYCSQTDVLEVLPIQKEPGVLIKY, from the coding sequence GTGAAACTTTTTGTCTATCACACCCCCGAATTAACTCCGACGGATGATTTACCCGATTGTGCCGTAGTCATTGATGTTTTACGAGCAACGACAACTATAGCCACCGCTTTAAATGCCGGGGCTGAAGCCGTACAAGCTTTTAGTTCCCTTGAACAGTTGATGGAAGTCAGCGAGACTTGGCTTCCCGAAAAACGCCTCCGGGCGGGTGAAAGAGGGGGGGCTAAAGTCAAAGAGTGTGACTTAGGAAATTCTCCTCTAGACTGTACTCCCACCGTAGTGGAAGGCAAACGTCTATTTATTAGTACCACCAACGGCACTCGCGCCTTACAACGGGTAGAACACTCTCAAATCGTTATCGCAGCCGCACTGATCAATCGTCAAACCGTCGTTAACTATTTACTCTCAGAACATCCCTCTACTGTCTGGTTGTTAGGTTCGGGATGGCAAGGAGGATATTCTTTAGAAGACGCAGTTTGTGCCGGTGCGATCGCCGATTTACTCTTACAGCATCTCGAAGGCGTAGAAATCGGTAACGATGAAGTGATAGCAGCCCTTGCCCTCTATCGTCAATGGCAAACTAATTTATTAGATATGTTCTATAAATCTAGTCATGGTCAACGTTTACTCGGCCTGAACTGTCATGAAGACTTAAAATATTGTTCCCAAACCGATGTATTAGAAGTCTTACCGATTCAAAAAGAACCGGGAGTTTTAATAAAATATTAA
- a CDS encoding cysteine desulfurase family protein, with amino-acid sequence MSKRPIYLDCHATTPMDKRVLEAMMPYFVEHFGNPSSTHLYGWEAEAGVKQARVTLAQAIGANPEEIIFTSGGTEANNLAIKGVAEAYFSKGRHIITVQTEHRAVLDPCQYLESLGFEVTYLPVQGDGLIDLDHLENALRSDTILVSVMVANNEIGVIQPIAEIGKICHNHQVLFHTDAAQALGKIPLNVHQQHIDLMSMTAHKIYGPKGIGALYIRRRNPRVHLASQIQGGGQEKGLRSGTLFTPQIVGFAKAVEIALLEMESQTKQIEMLRDRLWKQLSHLEGIHLNGHKTQRLAGNLNISVEGVDGNALLLGMQPTVAVSSGSACSSTSTAPSHVLTALGHRDSLAYASLRFGIGKFNTPEEIDQVATATITTIESLRSRLHQPIK; translated from the coding sequence ATGTCAAAACGTCCTATTTACCTGGACTGCCATGCCACAACCCCAATGGATAAACGGGTATTAGAAGCCATGATGCCCTATTTTGTCGAGCATTTTGGCAACCCGTCAAGTACACACCTGTATGGATGGGAAGCAGAAGCAGGGGTAAAACAAGCAAGAGTTACCCTAGCTCAGGCAATAGGCGCTAACCCAGAAGAAATTATTTTTACCAGTGGAGGAACAGAAGCCAACAATTTAGCTATCAAAGGAGTGGCAGAAGCCTATTTTAGTAAAGGAAGACATATTATTACGGTACAGACAGAACATCGTGCCGTCTTAGATCCTTGTCAATATTTAGAAAGTTTGGGGTTTGAAGTGACCTATCTTCCAGTCCAAGGGGATGGGTTAATCGATCTCGACCACTTAGAAAACGCTTTACGCTCTGATACAATTTTAGTATCAGTGATGGTAGCCAATAACGAAATCGGAGTCATTCAACCGATAGCAGAAATAGGAAAGATTTGTCATAATCATCAAGTATTATTTCACACTGACGCAGCCCAAGCTTTAGGAAAAATCCCCCTAAACGTACACCAGCAACACATAGATTTAATGTCTATGACAGCCCACAAAATCTATGGACCAAAAGGAATTGGCGCATTGTATATTCGTCGTCGGAATCCAAGAGTCCATCTAGCATCTCAAATTCAAGGAGGAGGACAAGAAAAAGGATTAAGATCGGGAACTTTATTTACCCCTCAAATTGTCGGTTTTGCTAAGGCAGTAGAAATAGCACTCTTAGAAATGGAGTCCCAAACCAAACAGATAGAAATGTTGCGCGATCGCCTCTGGAAACAGTTAAGTCATTTAGAAGGAATTCATCTCAATGGTCATAAGACTCAGAGATTAGCCGGAAACTTGAATATTAGTGTAGAAGGAGTGGATGGCAACGCCCTATTATTGGGAATGCAGCCTACAGTAGCAGTTTCTTCAGGTTCAGCTTGTTCGTCGACTTCCACTGCTCCCTCCCATGTCTTAACCGCTTTAGGACATAGAGACTCATTAGCCTATGCTTCCTTGAGATTTGGCATCGGAAAATTTAATACCCCAGAGGAAATAGACCAAGTCGCAACCGCAACGATTACAACGATAGAGTCTCTTCGGAGTCGCTTACATCAGCCAATAAAATAA
- a CDS encoding Rne/Rng family ribonuclease, whose protein sequence is MPKQIIIAEQHHLAAVFWEDQIQELVVATGNQQVGDIYLGLVENVIPGIDAAFVNIGDAERNGFIHVTDLGPLRLKKTAGAITDLLAPQQKVLVQVMKEPTGNKGPRLTGNITLPGRYLVLMPYGRGVNLSRRIRNDDERSRLRALAILVKPSGMGLLVRTEAEGKAEEAIIEDLETLQKQWELIQQQAASTRPPALLNRDDDFIQRVLRDMYTSDVNRIVVDNPNSVKRVKQHLMGWSGGRSPEGVVIDHHRESQSVLDYFRVNAAIREALKPRVDLPSGGYIIIEPTEALTVIDVNSGSFTRSATSRETVLWTNSEAATEIARQLRLRNIGGVIVVDFIDMDSRRDQLKLLEHFNKALKADKARPQIAQLSELGLVELTRKRQGKNIYELFGQPCHTCGGLGHLVHLPGESNAISLETSSFSTPAIATPRLPEKPIIEPEPVYEAGFDEVDEGSQHLDLLYHPNYQDQGLARRRRRRRSNDLVKEETGTKILPGIPERELDVEYESPREDRRDRSLRNQRRDEMSLERVSVEMSDLEQNVYSEMGISPLILLEKEFKDPRSVIVSVKPKNNSDRESLTSNESSIFEEEEETESMTYSERNGTPQEDLSLSESDHDNSESESDSETDRPIIRRRRRRSSASSGE, encoded by the coding sequence ATGCCAAAGCAAATTATCATCGCGGAGCAGCATCATCTAGCCGCCGTATTCTGGGAAGATCAAATTCAAGAATTAGTCGTTGCGACAGGCAACCAACAAGTAGGAGACATATATTTAGGATTAGTAGAAAATGTAATTCCTGGAATCGATGCAGCATTTGTTAATATTGGAGATGCAGAACGCAATGGATTTATTCACGTCACAGATTTAGGGCCTTTACGACTGAAAAAAACCGCCGGAGCGATCACGGATTTATTAGCACCTCAACAAAAAGTGCTAGTTCAAGTGATGAAAGAACCTACCGGCAATAAAGGGCCTCGTTTAACCGGTAATATTACCTTACCCGGACGCTATTTAGTCCTGATGCCCTATGGGAGAGGGGTCAACCTATCTCGGCGGATTAGAAATGATGATGAACGCAGTCGTTTAAGAGCATTAGCGATTTTAGTTAAACCGTCAGGAATGGGGTTATTAGTTCGCACTGAAGCTGAAGGAAAAGCCGAAGAAGCGATTATCGAAGATTTAGAAACCCTGCAAAAGCAATGGGAACTGATCCAACAACAAGCCGCGTCTACTCGTCCCCCGGCTTTATTAAATCGAGATGACGACTTCATTCAACGAGTGTTACGGGATATGTACACTTCCGATGTCAATCGCATTGTGGTTGATAATCCCAACTCTGTCAAGCGTGTTAAACAGCATTTGATGGGTTGGAGTGGCGGGCGATCGCCGGAAGGGGTAGTGATTGACCATCATCGAGAATCTCAATCGGTTTTAGATTATTTTCGCGTTAACGCCGCCATTCGAGAAGCCCTGAAACCGAGAGTAGATTTACCGTCAGGAGGGTATATTATCATTGAGCCAACGGAAGCGTTAACGGTGATTGATGTTAACTCCGGTTCTTTTACCCGTTCGGCTACATCTAGAGAAACCGTGTTATGGACAAATAGCGAAGCCGCCACAGAAATTGCCCGTCAATTGCGCTTGAGGAATATTGGAGGGGTGATTGTCGTCGATTTTATTGATATGGACTCACGACGAGATCAACTCAAACTCCTAGAACATTTTAATAAAGCCCTAAAAGCGGATAAAGCGAGACCCCAAATTGCCCAACTTTCCGAATTGGGTTTAGTCGAATTAACCCGCAAACGTCAAGGAAAAAATATTTATGAACTCTTTGGTCAACCTTGTCACACCTGTGGTGGGTTAGGTCATTTAGTCCATCTCCCCGGCGAATCAAATGCGATTAGTTTAGAAACCTCGTCTTTTTCTACCCCTGCGATCGCTACCCCTCGACTCCCCGAAAAACCCATTATTGAACCAGAACCGGTTTATGAGGCAGGATTTGATGAGGTAGATGAAGGGTCTCAACATTTAGATCTGTTATATCATCCCAATTATCAAGACCAAGGGCTTGCCCGTCGTCGTCGTCGCCGTCGTTCTAATGATTTGGTTAAGGAAGAAACTGGCACAAAAATTCTCCCTGGGATTCCTGAAAGAGAGCTAGATGTAGAGTATGAATCTCCTAGAGAAGATAGAAGAGACCGCAGTCTTAGAAATCAAAGACGAGATGAAATGTCTCTAGAAAGGGTATCGGTGGAGATGTCAGATTTAGAGCAAAATGTCTATTCAGAAATGGGCATTTCTCCTTTAATTCTTTTAGAGAAAGAATTTAAAGATCCCAGAAGTGTGATAGTTTCTGTCAAACCGAAAAATAATTCCGATCGAGAGTCTTTGACTTCTAATGAGTCTTCTATATTTGAAGAGGAAGAGGAAACAGAATCAATGACTTATTCAGAAAGAAATGGAACACCACAGGAGGATTTATCCCTGTCTGAGTCAGATCATGATAATTCTGAGTCTGAATCTGACTCTGAAACCGATCGTCCGATTATTCGTCGTCGTCGTCGTCGTTCGTCTGCTTCGAGTGGGGAATAA
- a CDS encoding ribonuclease HII has translation MTKLILPSFDVFLLPEVKGQETLIAGVDEVGRGALFGPVVAGAVVVPVSAIDQLTQLGVKDSKQLSPKRRVELAQQIKGLAIDSHVSFATVGEIDQINILQASLKAMYRAVVKLKINPAVCLVDGRHPLPNLEIRQENIIKGDERSPVIAAASILAKVWRDNLIVRLAQKYPQYDLIANKGYGTLRHREALLKYGASPQHRLSFRPCCVSKN, from the coding sequence ATGACAAAGCTAATACTCCCTAGCTTTGATGTGTTTCTCTTGCCAGAAGTTAAAGGCCAAGAGACCTTAATTGCTGGTGTGGATGAAGTGGGAAGAGGGGCTTTATTTGGCCCTGTAGTGGCGGGGGCGGTTGTTGTGCCGGTTTCCGCTATTGATCAATTAACTCAATTAGGAGTTAAGGATAGTAAGCAACTTTCCCCTAAACGACGAGTCGAACTCGCTCAACAAATTAAAGGGTTAGCAATCGATTCTCATGTTAGTTTTGCCACTGTGGGAGAAATTGATCAAATTAATATCTTACAAGCATCTTTAAAAGCGATGTATCGGGCAGTGGTTAAGCTTAAAATCAATCCGGCTGTCTGTTTAGTGGATGGGAGACACCCTCTTCCTAATTTAGAGATTCGACAAGAAAATATTATTAAAGGGGACGAGCGATCGCCAGTGATTGCGGCGGCTTCCATTTTAGCTAAGGTGTGGCGTGATAATTTGATTGTGCGGTTAGCTCAAAAATATCCCCAGTATGATTTAATCGCCAATAAAGGCTATGGAACGCTAAGACATCGAGAAGCACTGCTTAAATATGGTGCTTCTCCTCAACATCGTTTGTCTTTTCGTCCTTGTTGTGTGTCAAAAAATTGA
- a CDS encoding DUF1997 domain-containing protein: protein MEIRFTASESVEIAVEDQTIPIQHYLRQPQRLVKAIANPKLTEQLSESLFRLKMRPLNFMDIYHFQPTVELKVWADANGRVYILSQGCEIRGIEYINDRFSLRVKGILSPEQKNGKTYLQGQADLEVKVELPPALRLTPQPLLEVAGNGLLKSVLVRIKQRLLSQLLADYRHWALNEQVSQTGQVKEALT, encoded by the coding sequence ATGGAAATACGCTTTACCGCTTCAGAATCCGTAGAAATTGCGGTCGAAGATCAAACCATTCCCATACAACATTATTTGCGTCAGCCCCAAAGACTGGTTAAGGCGATCGCCAATCCCAAGTTAACGGAACAGTTATCGGAGTCCCTATTTCGGCTGAAAATGCGTCCTCTCAATTTTATGGATATTTATCATTTTCAACCGACAGTAGAGTTAAAAGTGTGGGCGGATGCTAACGGAAGGGTGTATATTCTCTCACAGGGGTGTGAAATTCGAGGGATTGAGTATATTAACGATCGCTTTTCTTTGAGAGTTAAAGGAATTTTATCACCTGAGCAGAAAAACGGAAAAACTTATCTTCAAGGACAGGCAGATTTAGAGGTAAAAGTCGAGTTACCGCCGGCTTTAAGATTAACCCCTCAACCGTTATTAGAAGTCGCGGGGAATGGATTACTTAAAAGTGTTTTAGTCCGAATTAAACAACGGTTACTCTCTCAGTTATTAGCCGATTATCGTCACTGGGCGCTCAATGAACAGGTGTCTCAAACCGGACAAGTAAAAGAAGCGCTGACTTAA
- the pheA gene encoding prephenate dehydratase, translating into MVISIAHLGPKGTNAETAALAYSQWLEKQTGQQTQLHPYPTIASSLYAVAKGEVNLGVVPVENSTEGSVTITLDTLWELEQLQIQQEVVLPIAHCLYSKSELLKEIKKIYSHPQALAQCQKWLNQFLSGVELVATSSTAEALKYVNSDATVGAIASPRASKLYDIPILVQPINDYPDNCTRFWVVGMSPTTDGSHSALGFSVAKNQPGALVKPLQVFANRQINLSRIESRPTKRSLGEYLFFVDIERSVSDLTTQEALSELSTYTEILKIFGSYRIFTIESSMLATL; encoded by the coding sequence ATGGTAATTTCTATTGCTCACCTAGGACCAAAAGGAACTAATGCAGAAACAGCGGCCTTGGCTTATAGTCAATGGTTAGAAAAACAAACAGGACAACAAACCCAATTACATCCTTATCCGACGATCGCTAGTAGCTTATACGCAGTGGCGAAAGGAGAAGTCAATTTAGGAGTTGTGCCAGTAGAAAACTCAACAGAGGGAAGTGTGACGATTACCCTCGATACGCTTTGGGAGTTGGAGCAACTGCAAATTCAACAGGAAGTAGTTTTGCCGATCGCTCATTGTTTGTATTCTAAAAGTGAATTGCTCAAAGAGATTAAAAAGATATATTCCCATCCCCAAGCTTTAGCGCAGTGTCAAAAATGGCTCAATCAATTTTTGTCGGGGGTTGAGCTTGTGGCCACCAGTTCCACAGCAGAAGCGTTAAAATATGTCAACAGTGATGCTACGGTGGGAGCGATCGCTTCTCCCAGAGCGTCTAAACTCTACGATATACCGATTCTTGTCCAGCCCATTAATGATTATCCCGATAATTGTACCCGTTTTTGGGTTGTCGGGATGTCCCCAACAACCGACGGGAGTCATAGCGCTTTAGGGTTTAGTGTAGCTAAAAATCAGCCTGGAGCTTTAGTTAAACCCCTTCAGGTATTTGCTAACCGACAGATTAATCTTTCGCGCATTGAATCTAGACCCACCAAGCGATCGCTCGGAGAGTATTTATTTTTTGTTGATATTGAGAGGAGTGTGTCCGATCTAACGACTCAAGAAGCCTTGAGTGAGTTATCGACTTATACTGAGATCCTCAAGATTTTTGGCAGTTATCGAATTTTCACAATAGAATCATCCATGCTTGCTACCCTCTAA
- a CDS encoding LON peptidase substrate-binding domain-containing protein codes for MASSSSIAVRELPLFPLPEVVLFPGRPLPLHIFEFRYRIMMNTILEDDRRFGVLMVDPVGGDIAKVGCCAEIIRFQRLPDDRMKILTVGQQRFRVLEYVREKPYRVGLVEWIEDVPPTEDLRPLAKDVENLLRDVVHLSAKLTDQKIELPDDLPSLPRELSYWIAGNLYGVASEQQALLEMLDTLVRLKREAEILTSTRNHLAARTALKDALN; via the coding sequence ATGGCATCCTCTTCTTCAATAGCAGTTAGAGAACTTCCTTTATTTCCCCTTCCCGAAGTGGTTTTATTTCCAGGTCGTCCTCTTCCCCTCCATATTTTTGAATTTCGTTATCGAATTATGATGAATACCATCTTGGAGGATGACCGCCGTTTCGGTGTCCTCATGGTGGATCCGGTGGGAGGAGATATCGCTAAAGTGGGTTGTTGTGCTGAGATTATCCGCTTTCAACGCCTACCCGATGACCGCATGAAAATTTTAACCGTCGGACAACAAAGGTTTCGAGTGCTGGAATATGTACGAGAAAAACCCTACCGAGTCGGGTTAGTAGAATGGATAGAAGACGTTCCTCCCACAGAAGACCTCCGACCTCTAGCCAAAGATGTAGAAAACTTACTGCGGGATGTAGTTCATCTGTCTGCTAAGTTAACCGATCAAAAAATAGAACTTCCTGATGATTTACCGAGTTTACCGAGAGAATTATCCTACTGGATCGCGGGTAATCTCTATGGAGTCGCCTCGGAACAACAGGCACTTCTAGAAATGCTCGATACCCTAGTGCGCTTAAAACGAGAAGCAGAAATTCTCACTTCTACTCGTAATCATCTAGCTGCCCGTACAGCCCTTAAAGATGCTCTCAATTAG
- the rpsJ gene encoding 30S ribosomal protein S10: MATLQQQKIRIRLKAFDRRLLDTSCEKIVDTANRTNATAIGPIPLPTKRRVYCVLRSPHVDKDSREHFETRTHRRIIDIYQPSSKTIDALMKLDLPAGVDIEVKL, translated from the coding sequence ATGGCTACACTTCAACAACAAAAAATTCGGATTCGCTTGAAAGCTTTTGACCGTCGTTTATTAGATACCTCTTGTGAAAAGATTGTAGATACAGCTAATAGAACTAATGCTACTGCGATCGGCCCGATTCCTCTCCCCACTAAACGCAGAGTTTACTGTGTATTGCGATCGCCTCACGTTGACAAAGACTCTCGTGAACATTTTGAAACCCGAACTCATCGCAGAATTATTGATATCTATCAACCCTCTTCTAAAACTATCGATGCGCTGATGAAATTGGATTTACCCGCAGGGGTTGATATTGAAGTGAAACTTTAA
- the tuf gene encoding elongation factor Tu, which yields MARAKFERTKPHVNIGTIGHVDHGKTTLTAAITMALAAQGKAKARKYADIDAAPEEKARGITINTAHVEYETDDRHYAHVDCPGHADYVKNMITGAAQMDGGILVVSAADGPMPQTREHILLAKQVGVPNLVVFLNKEDMVDDEELLELVELEVRELLSEYEFPGDDIPIVKGSALKAVEALTDTPTIKKGDNDWVDKILALMDEVDAYIPTPERDIDKPFLMAIEDVFSISGRGTVATGRIERGKIKAGETVEIVGIKEKTKSTTVTGVEMFQKTLEEGLAGDNVGLLLRGVQKEEIERGMVIAKPGSIKPHTQFEGEVYVLTKEEGGRHTPFFKNYRPQFYVRTTDVTGTIVDYTADDGSAVEMVMPGDRIKMTVELINPIAIEQGMRFAIREGGRTIGAGVVSKIIQ from the coding sequence ATGGCACGCGCAAAATTTGAACGGACTAAACCCCACGTCAACATCGGTACTATTGGTCACGTTGATCACGGGAAAACAACCTTAACCGCAGCAATTACAATGGCTTTAGCAGCACAGGGTAAAGCCAAAGCTAGAAAATATGCTGACATTGATGCTGCTCCGGAAGAAAAGGCACGGGGAATTACCATCAATACCGCTCACGTAGAGTATGAAACTGATGATCGCCACTATGCTCACGTAGACTGTCCCGGACACGCTGACTATGTAAAAAACATGATCACCGGCGCGGCTCAAATGGATGGCGGTATTCTCGTGGTATCTGCCGCCGATGGACCGATGCCTCAAACCCGGGAGCATATCCTCTTAGCTAAACAGGTTGGAGTTCCTAACTTAGTGGTTTTCTTGAACAAAGAAGACATGGTCGATGATGAAGAACTTCTAGAACTCGTAGAACTAGAAGTCCGGGAATTGTTAAGTGAATATGAGTTCCCTGGAGATGATATCCCCATCGTTAAAGGCTCTGCTCTCAAAGCCGTAGAAGCTTTAACTGATACTCCTACCATCAAAAAAGGAGATAACGACTGGGTTGATAAAATCCTCGCCTTAATGGATGAAGTAGATGCTTACATTCCTACTCCTGAACGGGATATTGACAAGCCTTTCTTAATGGCAATAGAAGACGTTTTCTCCATTAGCGGTCGGGGAACTGTTGCTACTGGACGGATTGAACGCGGTAAGATTAAAGCCGGTGAAACTGTTGAAATTGTTGGGATTAAAGAAAAGACCAAGAGTACCACAGTAACTGGGGTAGAAATGTTCCAAAAAACCCTCGAAGAAGGTTTGGCTGGGGATAACGTAGGTCTATTACTGCGGGGTGTTCAAAAAGAAGAGATCGAACGGGGTATGGTTATTGCTAAACCCGGTTCCATCAAACCCCATACCCAATTTGAAGGGGAAGTATACGTTCTGACTAAAGAAGAAGGTGGCCGTCATACTCCTTTCTTCAAAAATTATCGTCCTCAATTCTACGTTCGTACCACTGACGTAACCGGTACAATTGTAGACTACACGGCTGACGATGGTAGCGCAGTAGAAATGGTCATGCCCGGAGACCGGATTAAAATGACCGTCGAACTGATCAACCCCATCGCTATTGAGCAAGGAATGCGCTTTGCTATCCGCGAAGGTGGCCGTACCATCGGTGCCGGTGTTGTCTCGAAAATTATTCAGTAG
- the fusA gene encoding elongation factor G: MARSIPLERVRNIGIAAHIDAGKTTTTERILFYTGIAHKLGEVHEGTATMDWMAQEQERGITITAAAISTSWQDHRINIIDTPGHVDFTIEVERSMRVLDGVVAVFCSVGGVQPQSETVWRQANRYQVPRIAFVNKMDRTGANFYKVYEQIRDRLRANAVPIQIPIGSENDFHGIVDLVRMKAKIYKDDLGQEIEDAEIPADLADKAQEYRTILIEAVAETEEELLEKYLEGEELTEEEIRRGLRKGTISGAIMPLMCGSAFKNKGVQLLLDAVVDYLPSPLDVPAIKGILPNGEEASRKADDNAPFSALAFKIAADPYGRLTFMRVYSGVLTKGSYVYNSTKEIKERISRLIVLKSNERIEVDELRAGDLGAAIGLKNTITGDTLCDDAKPIILESLFIPEPVISVAVEPKTKQDMEKLSKALQALSDEDPTFRVTTDPETNQTVIAGMGELHLEILVDRMLREYKVEATVGAPQVAYRETIRKSVRAEGKYIKQSGGKGQYGHVVIEVEPSEPGSGFEFVSKIVGGSIPKEYVAPVEQGIKETCETGVVAGYPVIDLKVTLVDGSYHEVDSSEMAFKIAGSMGIKEAVSKAAPVILEPMMKVEVEVPEDFLGDVMGDLNSRRGAIEGMNSEDGLAKVAAKVPLAAMFGYATDIRSKTQGRGIFSMEFSHYDEVPRNVAEEIIAKSKGNV, encoded by the coding sequence GTGGCACGTAGTATCCCGCTGGAGAGAGTACGCAATATCGGTATCGCGGCTCACATAGACGCGGGCAAGACAACAACGACTGAACGAATCCTATTTTATACGGGAATCGCTCACAAACTCGGTGAAGTTCATGAAGGAACTGCCACTATGGACTGGATGGCCCAAGAGCAAGAAAGAGGGATCACCATCACAGCGGCGGCCATTAGTACCAGTTGGCAAGATCACCGAATTAACATTATTGATACCCCAGGGCACGTAGATTTTACCATCGAGGTAGAACGTTCCATGCGGGTATTAGATGGAGTGGTAGCTGTATTTTGTTCAGTGGGAGGTGTGCAGCCCCAATCAGAAACAGTATGGCGACAAGCCAATCGCTATCAAGTTCCTCGGATCGCATTTGTCAATAAAATGGATAGAACCGGGGCAAACTTCTACAAAGTCTATGAACAGATTAGAGATCGTTTGAGAGCGAATGCAGTTCCCATTCAGATCCCCATTGGCAGTGAAAATGATTTTCACGGCATTGTGGACTTGGTGCGGATGAAAGCCAAAATATATAAAGATGATTTGGGCCAAGAAATTGAAGATGCGGAAATTCCCGCAGATTTAGCCGATAAAGCCCAAGAATATCGGACAATCCTGATTGAAGCGGTAGCAGAAACAGAAGAAGAACTCCTAGAAAAATATTTAGAGGGTGAGGAATTAACCGAAGAAGAAATTAGACGGGGCTTACGAAAAGGAACAATTAGCGGGGCGATTATGCCACTGATGTGTGGCTCGGCTTTCAAAAATAAAGGGGTACAATTGCTTTTAGATGCGGTTGTAGACTATCTGCCCTCTCCTTTGGATGTCCCAGCAATCAAGGGCATATTACCCAATGGAGAAGAAGCCTCCAGAAAAGCCGATGATAACGCTCCGTTCTCGGCTTTAGCCTTCAAAATTGCCGCCGATCCCTACGGAAGATTAACCTTCATGCGGGTTTATTCTGGGGTTTTGACGAAAGGAAGTTACGTTTACAACTCAACCAAAGAGATCAAAGAGCGGATTTCTCGCTTAATCGTCCTAAAATCCAATGAACGGATTGAAGTCGATGAACTGCGAGCCGGAGATTTAGGGGCGGCTATTGGCTTAAAAAATACCATCACTGGGGATACCCTCTGTGATGACGCTAAACCGATTATCCTAGAATCCCTATTTATTCCTGAACCTGTAATCTCGGTAGCGGTTGAACCCAAAACCAAGCAGGACATGGAAAAACTGAGCAAAGCTTTACAAGCCTTATCTGACGAAGACCCCACTTTTAGAGTCACCACCGATCCTGAAACCAACCAAACGGTAATTGCAGGAATGGGGGAATTACACCTAGAGATTCTCGTCGATCGGATGCTCAGAGAGTATAAGGTAGAAGCAACTGTCGGCGCACCCCAGGTTGCTTACCGGGAAACCATTCGCAAGAGTGTCCGGGCAGAAGGAAAATACATTAAACAAAGTGGGGGTAAAGGTCAATACGGTCACGTCGTCATTGAAGTTGAACCCTCAGAACCCGGTAGCGGCTTTGAATTCGTCTCCAAAATTGTTGGCGGTTCGATTCCCAAAGAATATGTTGCTCCCGTAGAACAAGGGATTAAAGAAACCTGTGAAACAGGAGTAGTCGCTGGCTATCCGGTGATTGATTTAAAAGTGACCTTAGTTGATGGGTCTTACCACGAAGTAGACTCATCAGAAATGGCCTTCAAAATTGCCGGGTCAATGGGGATTAAAGAGGCCGTTAGTAAAGCCGCTCCGGTTATCCTCGAACCCATGATGAAAGTTGAAGTAGAAGTTCCTGAAGACTTCCTAGGGGATGTCATGGGAGACCTCAACTCTCGTCGGGGCGCGATTGAAGGGATGAACTCTGAAGATGGACTAGCCAAAGTGGCGGCTAAAGTCCCTCTAGCAGCAATGTTTGGTTACGCCACCGATATTCGGTCAAAAACCCAAGGACGGGGGATCTTCTCGATGGAATTTAGCCATTACGATGAAGTTCCTCGTAACGTTGCTGAAGAGATCATCGCTAAAAGCAAAGGGAACGTCTAA
- the rpsG gene encoding 30S ribosomal protein S7, translating into MSRRKNIKKRPIPPDPVYNSYLINMTIRRVMRSGKKSLASNIIYDALKTVGERTGRDPLEVFEQAVKNATPLVEVKARRVGGATYQVPMEVRPGRGTTLALRWLIQFSRSRSGRTMAGKLANEIMDAANETGGAIKKREETHRMAEANKAFAHYRY; encoded by the coding sequence ATGTCTCGACGAAAAAATATAAAGAAACGTCCAATCCCGCCCGATCCGGTGTATAATAGTTATTTGATTAACATGACCATTCGGCGGGTAATGCGCTCTGGGAAAAAATCTCTAGCCTCCAACATTATCTATGATGCCCTCAAGACAGTGGGAGAGCGGACAGGGAGAGACCCGTTAGAAGTATTTGAGCAAGCCGTTAAAAATGCCACGCCCTTAGTAGAAGTTAAAGCTCGTCGGGTAGGGGGGGCAACCTACCAAGTTCCGATGGAAGTGCGTCCCGGACGAGGAACGACCTTAGCCCTCCGTTGGCTAATCCAATTTTCTCGCTCCAGAAGTGGCCGCACGATGGCGGGAAAACTCGCCAATGAGATTATGGATGCTGCCAATGAAACCGGCGGAGCGATCAAAAAACGGGAAGAAACCCATCGGATGGCAGAAGCCAACAAAGCCTTTGCTCACTATAGATATTGA